The DNA window GTGGAATCGGTGCCCGGGGTTACGGCCGCCACGCCATTTATCCTGACCCAGGTCATGATGAGTGCCGGTGGGCAGGTGACCGGGGCCGTTCTTCGGGGTATTGACATCCGGACCGCCCCTAAGGTGATTGCCTTGGATCGAATTATAAAGAAAGGGAGTTGGCAAGCCCTGGAAGTCCCTCCCCCGACTGGAGGGCAAGAAGAGCAGGGACTGCCCGGGATCATTTTAGGCCAGGAGTTGGCCAGGGCCTTGGGTCTTTCTTTAAACGATACTCTTTCCGTTATTTCCCCGTTGGGGGAATTGACGCCTCTGGGGAGAATACCCAAGATGAGACCCTTCAGGTTGGCTGGGACCTTTGAGTCGGGAATGTACGAGTACGATTCTTCCATCGCCTTTGTTTCCCTTTCTCAGGCCCAGTCTTTTTTAGGACTGGGGAACCGGGTAACGGGTTTGGAAATCAAGACCCGCGATGTCTATAAGGCCGCAGAGATCGCCCGGACCGTCCAGACAAAATTGGGTTTTCCCTTTTGGACCAAAGACTGGATGAAGATGAATAAGAACCTGTTTTCAGCCCTGAAACTGGAAAAGCTGGTCATGTTTATCATTCTGACCTTGATTATTCTGGTAGCGGCCTTTAATATTGTGGCTTCTTTGATCATGGTGGTCATGGAAAAAACCAAGGATATTGCCATACTCAAATCCATGGGGGCCTCGGCTTCCAGTATCATGAAAATATTTATGCTGGAAGGTATTATCATCGGGGCAGTGGGCACGGTTCTGGGGCTTTTGGGCGGTGTGGGCTTGTGCCAGATTCTTCAAAGATATCAGTTTATCAAACTGCCGAGCGACGTTTATTATATCTCTTCTCTGCCGGTATTAATGAAAGGGGGAGATATTTTAATGATCGTGGCTTCGGCCGTGGGGATCAGTTTGATTGCCACCTTATATCCGGCCTGGCAGGCTTCCCGCCTGGACCCGGCCGAGGCCCTGCGCTATGAATAGGGGGATTCTCTATTGAGACCAACTGAACACAAAATTCGAACCCCTAAGTCCGAAACAAAATAATTTTATGTCTCAACCCCTGGTTACGGTCAGAAATTTAGATAAATTTTTTATCAACAACGAGCATCACGTTGAAGTGCTGAAAGGTCTTGATCTGGATTTATGGAAGCAGGATACCCTGGCCGTGGTGGGGGCTTCAGGAACCGGGAAATCCACATTATTGCACATCCTGGGAACCCTGGATCGGCCTTCCGGTGGTCAAGTGCTGTTTGAAGGCCGGAATATTTTTGAACAGCCGGCCAGGGACTTGGACCGATTTCGTAATCAGAAAATCGGCTTTGTCTTTCAATTTCATCATTTGCTTCCGGAATTTACCGCCCTGGAAAACACCATGATGCCCTTATTGATAGCCAGGGACAGCAAGCAAGGGGCGCAGGAAAAGGCCGAAGATATTTTGGCCCAATTGGGACTCAAAGACCGTTTGTCACACAGGATCGGAGAACTTTCCGGCGGGGAACAACAACGGGTAGCCATTGCCCGATCCTTAATTAAATCTCCCCAACTCATCCTGGCCGATGAGCCGACGGGAAATTTAGATCGAAAAACAGGGGAACAGATTATCGAATTATTCCTTCAACTCAATCAGGAAAAAGGGGTGACTTTTTTGATGGTTACCCACAACCTGGATTTGTCAAAACGATTCAGACGAAATGTGGAAATTGTGGATGGGAAGGCCAATGAAATCCTTACCGAATAAAAAGGGAGCTCTTATGCCGAAGAAAATCATTTTTAGCTTGATGGTTTTTTTAGTTGTTACCAGTTTGACCCTATTGGAAGTTCAGGCCGCCCCGGAGGGCAAGGTGGCCCTGATGCCATTTACCATTTACAGCCAGGAAGATTTGACCTATCTCCAAAAAAATATTTTGGAGACCCTTTCCAAAGGATTGAGCCAACAAAATATCTCCCTGCTCCCTCTTTCCATGACCCAACCCTGGCTGGCCAAAAAAATTCCCAGTGACTGGAAGGAACTCCGGTCCATTGGAAAACAAATGGGAGCAGACCGGATCATCTATGGAAGCCTGACCAAGATCGGTCAGCGACTGAGTCTGACCGGGAATCTCTTAGAGACCAGCAATGAAAAACCTCCCCTGTCTTTCTCGATGACCGGAGAGGGGTTGGAAAATATTCTGAAATTGATAGAAAATTTTTCAAAAGAATTGGGGTTAAGAATCTTAGGGCAAGAAAAGATTGTCGGAATAGCCATTAAGGGAAATCAAAGGATTGAGGCCCAAGCGATTGAAAGAGAACTCAAATCCAAAGCCGGTGAGGCCTATAACCCCGAACAACTGGATCAGGACCTCCGGTCCGTTTTCAAGATGGGTTTTTTCTCCGATGTCCGGTTAGAGACGGAACAAACCCCTCAAGGGAAATCCATCACCTTTGTGGTTGTGGAACGCCCTTTTGTTAAACGGATCGATTTAAAGGGATATAAAGAACTCAAAGAAGAGGAACTTAAAGAACAACTGACGGTCAAGCCCTATACGATATTAAATCTGAACACGATCAATGAAAGTTTGGAGAAATTAACCGTCTTTTACCAGTCAAAGGGATATTTTAATGCCCAGATTACCTATTCGGTCGCTTACGAAGACCAGGGGCAGGCAGGGGTCGTGGTCTATACGATTGTGGAAGGGAAAAAGGTCTATATCAAAACCATTACCTTTCAGGGGAATAAGGGGTTTTCTGCAAAACAACTCAAAGGTTTGATGGAAACCAATGAAAAGGGATTTTTTTACTGGCTGACCTCCTCCGGGGTCTATAAAAAGGAACTGCTGGAACAGGACCTGGAGAAAGTTTCTTCTTTTTATTACAACCATGGCTACTTAAAGGCCAAAGTAGGGGAACCGACCGTCCGGCATGAAGGAGAATGGCTGTTTATCAGCATCCCGATCGAAGAGGGACAGCAATTTAAAATGGGGCAGGTCGACATCCGTGGGGATATGATTCAACCTAAAGAAAAGCTGATGGCCTCTCTGTCCATTACCAAGGAAAAATTTTATAACCGCGAAGTGATCCGTAAAGATGTTCTTATGTTTAATGACCTTTATTCCCTTGAAGGCTATGCCTTTGCCGAAATTACCCCTCAAGTCAAAGAAGATCCCACGGTTCCCAAGGTCGATCTCGTTTATGAGATCAAAAAAGGGTCTAAGGTCTATTTTGAACGTATCGATATTGTCGGGAATGTCAAGACCCGGGATAAGGTGATTCGAAGGGAATTTAAGGTATCTGAAAAAGGCCTCTTCGATGCCACGGCCCTCAGGAAAAGCAATGAAAACCTCCGCCGTCTTGATTATTTTGAGGAGGTCAATATCTCGACTTCCCCGGGCAGTCAGGAAGATAGAATGAATTTGAAGGTCGAGGTCAAAGAAAAACAGACCGGTTCCTTCTCCGTCGGGGCAGGCTACAGCGCTGTCGATCAATTTATCCTCATGGGCCAGATTTCTCAAAGAAACCTTTTTGGACGGGGACAATCGCTGAGTCTGGATGCCCAACTCGGGGCCAAAACCGCGCGCTACAATCTCAATTTTACCGAGCCCTGGCTCTTTGACACCAGGGTCTCTGCCGGGACCAACCTATATAACTGGGAGCGGATCTGGGACAAATATACCCAAAATAGTTTCGGGGGTTCAGTGGATTTTGGCCATCCCTTTTTTGAAGAATATACCCGGGCCTATATCACCTATACCTATGATGATACCAATGTGACGGATGTGGCCACTGATGCCGCCCAGGTCATCCAGGACTTGAAAGGCCGTCATCAGA is part of the Deltaproteobacteria bacterium genome and encodes:
- a CDS encoding lipoprotein-releasing ABC transporter permease subunit; its protein translation is MSFEFFVSYRYLKAKRKQTFISIITFISMGGVALGVMALIVVLAVMSGFENDLKNKILGLNSHALVLNWDNAIENYVQVAQKVESVPGVTAATPFILTQVMMSAGGQVTGAVLRGIDIRTAPKVIALDRIIKKGSWQALEVPPPTGGQEEQGLPGIILGQELARALGLSLNDTLSVISPLGELTPLGRIPKMRPFRLAGTFESGMYEYDSSIAFVSLSQAQSFLGLGNRVTGLEIKTRDVYKAAEIARTVQTKLGFPFWTKDWMKMNKNLFSALKLEKLVMFIILTLIILVAAFNIVASLIMVVMEKTKDIAILKSMGASASSIMKIFMLEGIIIGAVGTVLGLLGGVGLCQILQRYQFIKLPSDVYYISSLPVLMKGGDILMIVASAVGISLIATLYPAWQASRLDPAEALRYE
- a CDS encoding ABC transporter ATP-binding protein; the encoded protein is MSQPLVTVRNLDKFFINNEHHVEVLKGLDLDLWKQDTLAVVGASGTGKSTLLHILGTLDRPSGGQVLFEGRNIFEQPARDLDRFRNQKIGFVFQFHHLLPEFTALENTMMPLLIARDSKQGAQEKAEDILAQLGLKDRLSHRIGELSGGEQQRVAIARSLIKSPQLILADEPTGNLDRKTGEQIIELFLQLNQEKGVTFLMVTHNLDLSKRFRRNVEIVDGKANEILTE
- the bamA gene encoding outer membrane protein assembly factor BamA, whose product is MPKKIIFSLMVFLVVTSLTLLEVQAAPEGKVALMPFTIYSQEDLTYLQKNILETLSKGLSQQNISLLPLSMTQPWLAKKIPSDWKELRSIGKQMGADRIIYGSLTKIGQRLSLTGNLLETSNEKPPLSFSMTGEGLENILKLIENFSKELGLRILGQEKIVGIAIKGNQRIEAQAIERELKSKAGEAYNPEQLDQDLRSVFKMGFFSDVRLETEQTPQGKSITFVVVERPFVKRIDLKGYKELKEEELKEQLTVKPYTILNLNTINESLEKLTVFYQSKGYFNAQITYSVAYEDQGQAGVVVYTIVEGKKVYIKTITFQGNKGFSAKQLKGLMETNEKGFFYWLTSSGVYKKELLEQDLEKVSSFYYNHGYLKAKVGEPTVRHEGEWLFISIPIEEGQQFKMGQVDIRGDMIQPKEKLMASLSITKEKFYNREVIRKDVLMFNDLYSLEGYAFAEITPQVKEDPTVPKVDLVYEIKKGSKVYFERIDIVGNVKTRDKVIRREFKVSEKGLFDATALRKSNENLRRLDYFEEVNISTSPGSQEDRMNLKVEVKEKQTGSFSVGAGYSAVDQFILMGQISQRNLFGRGQSLSLDAQLGAKTARYNLNFTEPWLFDTRVSAGTNLYNWERIWDKYTQNSFGGSVDFGHPFFEEYTRAYITYTYDDTNVTDVATDAAQVIQDLKGRHQTSSVRLTLKRDSRDLIFNATKGSINSASIEYAGGPLGGTNYYTRYMASSGWYFPLFWETTFFINGKWGLITQNPGGDLPLYQKFYLGGINSVRGFKYYSISPTDEATGQKIGGEQMVQFNLEYIFPLIQKAGIKGLIFFDAGNAYTKSADLDFRSLRKSVGLGIRWYSPMGPLRLEWGWNIDQRPGEDTNNWDFSIGTFF